A region of Paenibacillus sp. JNUCC-31 DNA encodes the following proteins:
- a CDS encoding ABC transporter substrate-binding protein, producing MRRSKKFAFPILVYFLVMLLLVTACSTKGDSSDEAGEGITTVTMWHGLTSIDLDNMNKVVKAFEEKNPTIKMKLVYTESSEGSDQKLLTAVAGGNPPDVALFDRFKVGTWAAQGSLTDLSSMAAESGIRKEMYYPFAWEESSYQGKLYAMPMDTDSRLLFYNKDHFKEVGLDPNKPPQTIAELEAAADKLTIKEGKRFKRIGFIPWYSQGWLYTWGWAFGGEFQDAATGKITANDPKVVEALQWMTDFGKKYNVEDIAGFTSAAGTEEMDPFISGQVSMKISGNFTVKGIEKFKPDLNYGVAPIPTPTGTNFTTWSGGGSAIIPKGAKNVASAWKFLEFLGKEEGQTLLNADSQISVIDSVNDKYGYKDDPIMKEFINILPNSHNRPVIPEGQLLWNELASATEKATRGNGTPKENLDRVTETVNKALEKYDK from the coding sequence ATGAGGAGATCCAAAAAATTCGCATTTCCAATTCTTGTTTACTTTCTGGTTATGTTACTACTTGTAACCGCTTGCTCAACGAAGGGAGACTCCAGCGATGAGGCCGGAGAGGGGATTACAACGGTTACGATGTGGCATGGTCTTACCTCAATTGATTTAGATAATATGAATAAAGTCGTGAAGGCATTTGAGGAGAAAAACCCTACGATCAAAATGAAATTGGTTTATACAGAATCCAGCGAGGGATCCGATCAGAAGCTGCTGACTGCAGTCGCAGGCGGCAATCCTCCTGACGTTGCACTTTTCGACCGGTTTAAGGTCGGTACTTGGGCTGCGCAAGGTTCTCTGACTGACTTATCCTCGATGGCAGCAGAATCCGGAATACGTAAGGAAATGTATTATCCATTTGCATGGGAGGAGTCCAGTTATCAAGGAAAGCTTTATGCAATGCCGATGGATACGGACTCTCGCCTGCTATTTTACAATAAGGATCATTTCAAAGAAGTGGGGCTGGATCCCAACAAACCACCACAAACGATCGCCGAGCTTGAAGCGGCCGCCGATAAGTTAACCATCAAGGAAGGTAAACGTTTCAAACGGATCGGGTTCATCCCATGGTATTCGCAAGGCTGGCTTTATACTTGGGGATGGGCATTTGGAGGAGAATTCCAGGATGCTGCCACCGGCAAAATTACTGCAAATGATCCTAAAGTCGTTGAAGCATTACAATGGATGACCGACTTCGGCAAAAAATACAATGTCGAGGATATCGCCGGATTCACAAGTGCAGCGGGTACGGAGGAAATGGATCCGTTCATTTCCGGTCAAGTCAGCATGAAGATAAGTGGAAACTTCACGGTGAAGGGTATCGAAAAATTTAAGCCGGATTTAAACTACGGTGTTGCACCAATACCGACCCCAACAGGTACTAATTTTACGACATGGTCCGGAGGCGGGTCCGCTATTATCCCTAAAGGCGCCAAGAACGTCGCTTCTGCTTGGAAATTCCTCGAATTCTTAGGGAAAGAAGAGGGGCAAACGTTATTAAACGCTGACTCTCAAATTTCCGTTATTGATTCGGTTAACGACAAATACGGTTACAAAGACGATCCGATTATGAAGGAATTTATTAATATCTTGCCCAATTCACACAACCGCCCGGTTATTCCTGAAGGACAACTGCTGTGGAATGAGTTAGCTTCCGCTACGGAAAAGGCTACCCGCGGTAACGGTACTCCGAAAGAGAACCTGGATAGAGTTACAGAGACTGTGAATAAGGCTTTGGAAAAATACGACAAATAG
- a CDS encoding carbohydrate ABC transporter permease, giving the protein MNPIAIKRINRALAYLCLIVASAFFMIPFIWLVSTSLKPLTQIFTFPPEWIPHPIMWSNYSRAVEYIPFWTYLKNTAIITIVSTLGVIISCPLVAYSFAKLEYRGRGILFFVTLAVMMIPGQVTMIPLFLLFTKLGWVGTPLPLIVPQFFGVPIYIFLLRQFFMGLPDALREAARLDGASEFRIYLQIMFPLAKSAVLAVALFQFMGSWTDFMGPLLYLTNEPSYTVSLGLQQFQSQKGSEWGLLMAVSTLMTLPIIVLFFFLQKTFISGITFSGIKG; this is encoded by the coding sequence ATGAATCCTATTGCTATCAAAAGAATCAATCGTGCGTTAGCCTATTTATGTCTAATTGTTGCTTCTGCATTTTTCATGATTCCGTTCATTTGGCTGGTTTCGACTTCTCTTAAACCACTCACACAAATCTTTACCTTCCCACCAGAGTGGATCCCGCATCCCATTATGTGGAGTAATTATTCCCGTGCCGTTGAGTATATCCCTTTCTGGACATATCTGAAAAACACGGCGATTATAACAATCGTTAGTACGCTTGGTGTGATCATATCCTGTCCCTTGGTTGCATATAGTTTTGCCAAGTTAGAGTACCGTGGGAGAGGTATACTTTTCTTTGTTACCCTCGCTGTTATGATGATTCCCGGACAGGTGACGATGATTCCTCTATTCCTGTTGTTTACTAAATTAGGTTGGGTAGGAACCCCTCTTCCACTGATTGTACCCCAATTTTTTGGAGTGCCCATTTACATTTTTCTATTGCGGCAGTTTTTCATGGGACTGCCTGATGCCCTGCGCGAAGCAGCCCGCTTAGACGGCGCTAGTGAGTTCCGCATATATTTACAGATCATGTTTCCACTAGCCAAATCCGCCGTTTTAGCCGTGGCATTATTTCAATTTATGGGGAGCTGGACTGATTTCATGGGCCCCTTGCTCTATTTAACCAATGAACCATCTTACACGGTTTCGCTCGGATTGCAGCAATTTCAGAGTCAAAAGGGATCCGAATGGGGTCTATTAATGGCCGTATCCACCTTGATGACATTGCCTATTATTGTTTTGTTCTTTTTCCTTCAAAAGACGTTTATTAGCGGCATTACATTTAGCGGTATAAAAGGTTGA
- a CDS encoding DUF3024 domain-containing protein: MTLIEERQAFRSEQWVQMPVAQFRLDEQAWKIYWQDSKGRWHFIDDIKPNEDFETQLKIVDEGHNGMFWG; the protein is encoded by the coding sequence GTGACGTTGATTGAAGAAAGACAAGCCTTTCGAAGCGAGCAATGGGTACAGATGCCGGTAGCACAGTTCAGATTAGATGAGCAGGCATGGAAAATCTATTGGCAGGACAGTAAGGGCAGATGGCATTTCATTGATGATATTAAACCGAATGAAGATTTTGAAACACAGCTAAAGATCGTGGACGAAGGTCATAACGGAATGTTCTGGGGTTAA
- a CDS encoding GntR family transcriptional regulator produces MELHLYEQIYIYIVQEIKEGRLKEGDRVSSEKELAEKFGVSRITSKKALEKLADSGVIKRIQGKGSFVADGIIGGQEPKHYSEVRTTLVPEDDKRLIGFIIPNFSDEFGLQLLRSMEKRSAEHNYQLIIKRTCGDRDEEKRAIDLFIRLGIKGLIVTPIHGQHYNSELLRLVLDRFPIVLVDRYLKGIPVCSVYTDNKKAAMDLTRHLISKGHKKIAFLSPPEENTSTLEERLLGYTFAFTQEGMNLNKDYVLTNLKGTLPMNINGTAIESDKETVKHFLKQHPDVKAFVASEFLIATMLAQVIHSMGKSLEEFEIVCFDSMNDYLGQPIFTHIEQDEKQMGELAVDRLISQLHGTAVPELNIIEHRMVVKNNR; encoded by the coding sequence GTGGAATTGCATTTATATGAGCAGATATATATCTATATTGTACAAGAGATTAAAGAAGGTCGATTAAAAGAAGGAGACCGGGTCTCTTCTGAAAAAGAGTTGGCTGAAAAATTTGGCGTCAGTCGTATTACATCTAAAAAGGCTCTGGAGAAATTGGCAGATTCTGGGGTTATCAAACGAATACAAGGAAAAGGTTCATTTGTGGCCGATGGTATAATTGGAGGACAAGAACCGAAGCACTATTCAGAGGTAAGAACGACTTTGGTTCCTGAGGATGATAAGCGGTTGATCGGGTTTATTATACCGAATTTTTCTGACGAGTTTGGCTTACAACTTCTTAGATCGATGGAAAAGCGTAGTGCTGAGCATAATTATCAACTCATTATCAAGCGAACTTGCGGGGATCGGGATGAGGAAAAACGTGCGATCGACTTATTTATTCGTTTAGGCATCAAAGGATTAATCGTGACCCCCATTCATGGTCAACACTATAATTCGGAGCTGCTTCGACTTGTATTGGATCGGTTTCCAATTGTTTTGGTCGATAGATACCTAAAAGGAATTCCGGTTTGTTCGGTGTACACAGACAATAAGAAAGCAGCCATGGATCTTACGCGTCATCTGATTAGCAAAGGTCATAAAAAAATTGCCTTTTTATCTCCGCCGGAAGAGAACACTTCAACATTGGAGGAAAGGCTGCTCGGATATACGTTTGCCTTCACCCAAGAAGGAATGAACTTGAATAAAGATTATGTATTGACGAACTTGAAGGGCACCCTTCCCATGAACATAAACGGAACAGCGATTGAAAGTGATAAAGAAACAGTAAAGCATTTTTTGAAACAACACCCTGATGTAAAGGCGTTTGTCGCATCGGAATTTCTAATAGCTACCATGCTGGCTCAGGTCATCCACTCGATGGGGAAATCTTTGGAGGAATTCGAGATTGTTTGTTTCGACTCCATGAACGATTACCTGGGTCAACCCATCTTCACTCATATTGAGCAGGATGAGAAGCAGATGGGTGAATTGGCAGTGGATAGGCTAATCTCTCAGCTGCATGGAACAGCAGTTCCCGAGCTAAACATTATTGAACATCGTATGGTCGTGAAAAATAACAGGTAG
- a CDS encoding carbohydrate ABC transporter permease — translation MAKLADSVQVNAIPSARKRALRRTNVIGWLFASPWAIGLLCFYAIPMLMSIYFSFTTYSILQPGEFVGMNNYRDLFHDPLFWKSIYNTIYFTVFFVPLSIFFGVALAMMLNMKVKGMAVFRTIFFLPTLVPQVALAVLWMWLLHPNFGLVNGMLANIGIDGPSWLGGESWSKPSLILMSLWGIGQAVVIYLAGLGDIPDEYYEAAQIDGANWFQKTRKVTLPLLTPVIFYNLVMGMIGAFQQFTLPYTLTKGQGTPANSMTFYVMYLYENGFRYFKMGYASAMAWILFIIVMALTGIIFITSKRWVHYQGK, via the coding sequence ATGGCGAAACTGGCCGATTCAGTTCAAGTAAACGCAATTCCATCGGCAAGGAAACGGGCACTCCGCAGAACTAACGTGATTGGGTGGCTGTTTGCTTCACCTTGGGCTATAGGGCTGCTATGCTTTTATGCAATTCCGATGCTAATGTCCATCTACTTCAGTTTCACTACTTACAGCATTCTGCAGCCTGGTGAATTTGTCGGAATGAATAATTATAGAGATCTTTTTCATGATCCTCTGTTTTGGAAATCCATATACAACACGATTTATTTTACCGTATTTTTTGTTCCATTAAGTATATTTTTCGGTGTGGCACTCGCTATGATGTTGAATATGAAGGTCAAGGGTATGGCTGTATTTAGAACGATCTTTTTCTTACCTACTCTTGTGCCACAAGTGGCTCTGGCTGTTCTGTGGATGTGGCTGTTACATCCAAACTTCGGATTGGTGAACGGGATGCTAGCGAATATCGGTATCGATGGGCCTTCTTGGCTTGGTGGTGAGTCGTGGTCCAAGCCCTCTCTCATTCTGATGTCGCTCTGGGGTATTGGGCAAGCTGTCGTTATCTACCTTGCTGGATTAGGAGACATCCCTGATGAGTACTATGAAGCGGCACAAATCGATGGAGCTAACTGGTTTCAGAAAACGAGAAAGGTAACCCTGCCTTTGCTCACTCCCGTTATTTTCTACAACCTTGTCATGGGAATGATCGGTGCATTCCAACAGTTTACTCTTCCCTATACGTTGACCAAAGGGCAAGGAACTCCTGCAAATTCCATGACTTTTTACGTCATGTATTTATATGAGAACGGATTCAGGTATTTCAAAATGGGTTATGCCTCCGCAATGGCCTGGATCTTATTTATTATCGTTATGGCATTAACCGGAATTATTTTTATTACGTCTAAACGCTGGGTTCATTATCAAGGGAAATAA
- a CDS encoding chloramphenicol phosphotransferase CPT family protein has translation MERGLIIFLNGTSSSGKTSIAMEMKNQGDIPFHHLSVDQFLHNYDQFIDNTYPDMKPTRELEHHVMTDILFDPINSLYCATIKLFSEMGLNVIVDTVISNDKWFNDFYNLLSDYPILFVGVHCSKEELTRREQSRGDREIGLAHSQFDYIYSYDEYDLEVNTEELSSAACAEKILSYMKSEKEYSAFKKLSRREVKTS, from the coding sequence GTGGAACGAGGACTCATTATATTTTTGAACGGAACATCAAGTTCGGGGAAGACGAGCATTGCGATGGAAATGAAAAATCAGGGAGACATTCCGTTCCATCATCTATCTGTAGATCAATTTCTGCATAATTATGATCAGTTTATCGACAATACATATCCAGATATGAAACCAACAAGAGAATTAGAGCACCATGTCATGACCGATATCCTGTTCGACCCCATTAATTCGTTGTACTGTGCAACCATTAAACTGTTTTCGGAAATGGGTTTGAATGTCATCGTGGATACGGTCATCAGCAATGACAAGTGGTTTAACGATTTTTATAATTTGCTTTCGGATTATCCGATATTGTTTGTAGGTGTGCATTGCTCAAAAGAAGAACTCACCAGAAGAGAGCAGAGCAGGGGAGATCGTGAGATTGGACTTGCCCATTCCCAGTTCGACTACATATACTCCTATGATGAATATGATCTGGAAGTGAATACGGAAGAACTCAGTTCAGCTGCATGTGCGGAAAAGATACTAAGTTATATGAAGTCCGAAAAGGAATACTCGGCATTTAAGAAGTTAAGCAGAAGAGAGGTGAAAACATCGTAA
- a CDS encoding histidine phosphatase family protein translates to MKTIVYMVRHAESPYTEGTERTRGLTLEGKMNAERITEILTNERIHSIVSSPYARAILTLEGAAAALELDIQIMEDLRERHFSDDMIADVEFEPAWKKMFDDPDYALPGGESNTVCQNRAVGVLKRILEEYKGKKVAIGTHGHVMTLMMNYFDSSYGLDFMNQTKKPDIYRLQFDEMELENVTRLWSE, encoded by the coding sequence ATGAAGACCATCGTTTATATGGTAAGGCATGCGGAGTCACCGTATACGGAAGGAACGGAAAGAACGAGGGGGCTTACTCTGGAGGGCAAGATGAATGCAGAACGAATAACGGAAATATTAACGAATGAAAGAATACATTCCATTGTCTCAAGTCCTTATGCCAGGGCTATTCTGACCTTAGAGGGTGCGGCAGCAGCGTTAGAATTAGATATTCAGATCATGGAGGATCTACGGGAAAGGCATTTTTCAGATGATATGATTGCGGATGTTGAGTTCGAGCCTGCTTGGAAGAAGATGTTTGATGACCCTGATTATGCATTGCCAGGAGGCGAGTCGAACACGGTTTGCCAGAATAGAGCAGTGGGCGTGTTGAAACGGATTTTAGAAGAATACAAGGGTAAAAAAGTGGCGATCGGCACACACGGACATGTAATGACGTTGATGATGAATTACTTTGATTCGAGTTACGGATTGGATTTTATGAATCAAACCAAGAAACCGGACATTTATCGATTACAATTTGACGAGATGGAATTAGAGAACGTGACAAGGCTATGGAGTGAATAG
- a CDS encoding DUF3885 domain-containing protein has protein sequence MDLKTYLAEHFPNLTLEPPLFYNWDVAIRFELGNPLMFEMNTEHYMEQVYHRSLELFKALHDQEDEILLITQAYFADKPKHKVKKLNLYRKYIKKKGPIRALSLEIFPGLDCEPDDILDPRNNMYRYWTKCRVEDLKYNQLIKAICNHDVGVQPKIYHRVYFINISKKTIFHIYDDRGCDVISAAREELMDVYTKYNDWILDYDRDKINNIFIG, from the coding sequence ATGGACCTGAAGACGTATCTGGCAGAGCATTTTCCAAACCTGACCTTAGAACCACCTCTTTTTTATAATTGGGATGTTGCAATACGATTCGAACTTGGCAATCCGCTGATGTTTGAAATGAATACGGAGCATTATATGGAACAAGTTTATCATCGATCACTTGAATTATTTAAGGCTCTTCATGATCAAGAAGATGAAATCCTATTAATAACTCAAGCTTATTTTGCAGATAAGCCTAAACACAAAGTGAAGAAATTGAACCTGTACAGAAAATATATCAAGAAGAAAGGGCCGATTAGAGCCTTGAGCCTTGAGATATTTCCAGGTTTGGATTGTGAACCGGATGACATCCTAGACCCAAGGAACAACATGTATAGGTACTGGACTAAATGTAGAGTTGAGGACTTGAAATATAATCAGTTAATCAAAGCTATATGTAATCATGATGTTGGAGTTCAGCCAAAGATTTATCATAGGGTGTATTTCATTAATATAAGTAAGAAAACGATATTTCATATCTATGATGATAGAGGTTGCGATGTTATTTCAGCAGCAAGGGAAGAGCTAATGGATGTCTATACAAAATATAACGATTGGATTCTAGATTATGATCGAGACAAAATTAACAATATATTTATAGGATAA
- a CDS encoding DUF7674 family protein — protein MGKKSEEFFRVMLEFLPSKSNDYIKSIEVYGEVLETVIIEDIFMPDIIKLLSENRNINLLERIFDYFEEVSNCKDDHLINIFSITVLEILGNDREILQLAQQYMGPKTIQLQIEADRGLGRRI, from the coding sequence ATGGGCAAAAAATCGGAGGAGTTTTTTAGAGTAATGTTGGAGTTCTTGCCTTCAAAGAGTAATGATTATATAAAATCCATTGAGGTTTACGGTGAGGTATTAGAAACAGTCATAATTGAGGATATCTTCATGCCCGACATAATTAAGCTATTAAGTGAGAATAGAAATATCAATCTGTTAGAAAGAATTTTTGATTATTTTGAAGAAGTATCTAATTGCAAAGATGATCACTTAATTAACATTTTTTCAATTACTGTATTGGAGATATTAGGGAACGACAGAGAGATCCTTCAGTTAGCGCAACAATATATGGGACCTAAAACAATACAACTTCAAATTGAGGCTGATAGAGGATTAGGTAGAAGAATCTAA